In Iodobacter fluviatilis, one DNA window encodes the following:
- a CDS encoding terminase small subunit, translating to MDPYLSKKAFADSQGWSPSYVTKLLKTGRLILSPDGKKVDGAATLALIGKTIDPAKEGVRQRHEQARIQRDVYDEVHADRPVLPVKTAAAPLPGELMFTDFQEARTSREGYLAKLAKVEYERVCQQTVDRQAVHDAAHRYGRLLRDTLLGVPKQISSDLAAITDPWVLEQLLTERLRKTLEDVSKLGKDDMDRAMS from the coding sequence ATGGACCCATATCTGAGCAAGAAGGCCTTTGCGGATTCGCAAGGCTGGTCGCCCAGCTATGTGACCAAGCTGTTAAAAACAGGCCGTTTAATTCTTTCCCCCGATGGTAAGAAAGTCGATGGTGCCGCTACCTTGGCGCTGATCGGTAAAACCATCGACCCCGCAAAAGAGGGCGTGCGGCAGCGGCATGAGCAGGCGCGGATCCAGCGCGATGTGTACGACGAAGTTCACGCCGACAGGCCGGTGCTGCCGGTTAAAACCGCTGCAGCGCCTTTGCCTGGCGAGCTGATGTTTACTGACTTTCAGGAAGCCCGTACCAGTCGTGAAGGCTATCTGGCTAAATTGGCCAAGGTGGAATACGAGCGTGTCTGCCAGCAAACGGTGGACCGGCAGGCGGTGCACGATGCTGCTCACCGCTATGGCCGTCTTTTGCGCGATACCTTACTGGGTGTACCCAAACAAATCTCGTCTGATCTCGCCGCGATCACTGATCCGTGGGTGCTGGAGCAGCTTTTAACTGAGCGCCTGCGTAAAACGCTGGAAGACGTTTCAAAACTGGGCAAGGACGATATGGACCGCGCCATGAGTTAA
- a CDS encoding helix-turn-helix domain-containing protein, with protein MNTFNAKDKLLSLIERGFTERQISEGTGIPQPTINRIKNGREPRETYVRVIDTYFAQQRRVDVSHSNQTSL; from the coding sequence ATGAATACCTTTAATGCGAAAGACAAGCTCTTGTCACTGATTGAACGTGGGTTTACGGAACGCCAAATTTCCGAAGGAACCGGCATTCCTCAGCCAACGATTAACAGAATCAAAAATGGAAGAGAGCCGCGTGAGACTTATGTGCGCGTTATTGATACGTACTTTGCACAACAAAGGCGTGTTGATGTTTCGCATTCGAACCAGACTTCATTATGA
- a CDS encoding LexA family transcriptional regulator: MREKNLDQTELGRIADVPQPTINRILLGVTGSPRGDTLSKIAKAMDISIDQLMLGPNQQKTVNPQPQAPSEEDYALIPQYSSSADCGAGLFNDHVEIKGGMAFKRDWMARLNLKEENLSVIYAQGQSMEPTIREGSVLLLDKSQRKLESGKVYALLHDGDFRVKRLFKNYSHQWIVRSDNGDKTLYPDETVATSDDAERFMIVGRIVWQGGEL, translated from the coding sequence ATGCGGGAAAAAAACCTAGATCAAACTGAGCTAGGCCGCATTGCAGACGTACCCCAGCCCACGATTAATAGAATTCTATTGGGCGTTACCGGCTCGCCTCGCGGGGATACCCTAAGCAAGATTGCCAAAGCAATGGATATCTCTATCGACCAGCTCATGCTAGGCCCAAATCAGCAGAAAACTGTTAACCCACAACCACAAGCACCATCAGAAGAGGATTACGCTCTTATCCCTCAATACAGTAGTAGTGCAGACTGCGGGGCTGGCTTATTCAATGATCACGTTGAAATTAAAGGCGGCATGGCCTTTAAACGAGACTGGATGGCTCGCTTAAATCTAAAAGAAGAAAACTTGAGCGTTATCTATGCTCAAGGGCAAAGCATGGAGCCAACAATCCGAGAAGGATCTGTCCTACTACTCGACAAAAGCCAGCGAAAACTTGAAAGCGGCAAGGTATATGCACTCCTTCACGACGGGGACTTCCGAGTAAAACGCCTCTTTAAAAATTACAGCCATCAATGGATAGTTCGCAGTGATAACGGCGATAAAACGCTTTATCCTGACGAAACAGTCGCCACCTCTGATGACGCAGAACGATTTATGATTGTTGGCCGCATCGTATGGCAAGGCGGAGAGCTGTAA
- a CDS encoding phage terminase large subunit family protein codes for MYADGFATYLEGFAAGLMPDPALWIDEWADKYQRIPTDSGAAEPGKYLTRRTPYAQQVMRVLSPTHPCRRVVVMGASQMLKTQVFLNWMCAVIHMAPSNILALEPSLNLAKRLSGRIGKNIDAIPVLREKVASPRSRDSRNTIDTKEFAGGTLMITTAGSAANLAEVSARYLYGDEIDRWERNVNEEGDPVDLAEARTSTFGRNAKIYYSSSPTLEGSSRINDLYLEGTQQRFFVGCPHCGEFQTLVFEQLRWNSDHSEAHYVCTASGCLIDEHHKTAMLPAGEWRAGAAGDGETESFQINALNMPLGWVSWGSLLKQYEKAAIALQRGDPEPMQVFYNTRLAQVWDNAQERTRGSELMARAEDYALRSLPLGVLILTASVDVQANRLELLIKGWGEGLESWTIDHRVMMCDPAEERSWEMLDEELKKEFIHPHGQSMGISATAIDTGGHHTQEVYQFCRLRRYRHVLAIKGESKRGRPILAARASKVDVTWRGTTDKGGCELWMIGTDTAKDWIYNRFKLLDGPGAQHFSKDLPSEYYDQLTVERKIRRFIKGREITDWTKAKSDRNEVLDLTVYSLAMAHYMGLHRFQQADWNALKMRYAQTGLFDEPKPAQAHASSRRDPATAGSFVFDPHIAARRVARSGYLKRR; via the coding sequence ATGTATGCAGACGGATTTGCCACTTATCTTGAGGGCTTTGCCGCTGGGCTGATGCCCGATCCGGCTTTATGGATTGATGAATGGGCCGACAAATACCAGCGGATCCCCACCGATTCAGGGGCGGCAGAGCCGGGTAAGTATTTAACCCGTCGCACGCCGTATGCGCAGCAGGTGATGCGGGTGCTCTCTCCGACGCATCCTTGTCGCCGGGTTGTGGTGATGGGGGCATCGCAGATGCTGAAGACGCAGGTGTTTTTAAACTGGATGTGCGCAGTAATCCATATGGCACCCAGCAATATTCTGGCGCTGGAGCCGTCATTAAATCTGGCCAAGCGTTTGTCTGGGCGCATTGGTAAAAACATCGACGCCATTCCCGTGCTGCGCGAAAAAGTCGCCTCCCCACGGAGCCGTGACAGCCGCAATACCATCGATACCAAAGAATTTGCAGGCGGCACTTTAATGATTACCACCGCGGGCTCGGCTGCTAATCTGGCCGAAGTCAGTGCGCGCTATTTATACGGCGATGAGATTGATCGCTGGGAACGTAATGTGAATGAAGAAGGCGACCCGGTTGATTTGGCCGAGGCGCGCACCAGTACCTTTGGCCGTAACGCTAAAATTTATTATTCCAGTTCTCCCACGCTGGAAGGCTCCAGCCGGATTAACGATCTGTATCTGGAAGGCACGCAGCAGCGATTTTTTGTAGGCTGCCCGCATTGCGGTGAATTTCAGACGCTGGTGTTTGAGCAGTTGCGCTGGAATTCTGACCACAGCGAGGCCCACTATGTGTGCACCGCCAGCGGTTGCCTGATTGATGAACACCATAAAACAGCGATGCTGCCTGCCGGTGAGTGGCGGGCCGGTGCTGCGGGAGACGGGGAAACCGAATCCTTCCAGATTAATGCTTTAAATATGCCGCTTGGCTGGGTGTCCTGGGGCTCATTGTTGAAGCAATATGAAAAAGCCGCCATTGCATTACAGCGGGGAGACCCGGAGCCGATGCAGGTTTTTTACAATACACGGCTGGCGCAGGTCTGGGATAACGCGCAAGAGCGCACCCGAGGCAGCGAGCTGATGGCGCGGGCCGAGGACTACGCCTTACGCAGTCTTCCGCTGGGTGTGTTGATTCTGACGGCCTCCGTGGACGTGCAGGCCAACCGCTTGGAGCTGTTGATTAAAGGCTGGGGCGAAGGGCTAGAAAGCTGGACCATCGATCATCGGGTGATGATGTGTGATCCGGCCGAAGAGCGCTCATGGGAAATGCTGGATGAAGAATTAAAGAAGGAATTTATTCACCCGCATGGCCAGAGTATGGGGATTTCTGCGACGGCCATCGATACCGGGGGCCATCACACGCAGGAGGTGTATCAGTTCTGCCGGCTGCGCCGTTATCGGCATGTGCTGGCGATTAAAGGCGAGAGTAAGCGTGGCCGGCCGATTCTGGCGGCGCGGGCCAGCAAAGTGGATGTCACCTGGCGTGGAACCACCGATAAAGGCGGCTGTGAGCTGTGGATGATCGGAACCGACACCGCTAAAGACTGGATTTATAACCGCTTTAAGCTGCTCGACGGGCCGGGCGCTCAGCACTTTAGTAAAGATCTGCCCAGTGAGTACTACGATCAGCTGACAGTAGAGCGCAAGATTCGGCGCTTTATTAAAGGCCGTGAAATCACCGACTGGACCAAGGCCAAATCAGACCGTAATGAGGTACTGGATTTAACCGTATATAGCTTAGCGATGGCGCATTACATGGGCTTGCACCGTTTTCAGCAAGCCGATTGGAATGCGCTGAAGATGCGCTATGCGCAAACAGGCTTATTTGATGAGCCCAAACCGGCGCAAGCCCACGCATCATCCCGACGAGACCCCGCAACTGCGGGGTCTTTTGTTTTTGACCCTCACATTGCAGCTCGCCGAGTGGCGCGCTCTGGCTATTTGAAGCGACGTTAA
- a CDS encoding pyocin activator PrtN family protein, whose translation MNTAFALMACYKSALIPLETVGSEYLGLGKREVNEQAARNRLPFPAIRLSDSNKAPRFVRVEELANWIDHQAAAAQKSWLQSQV comes from the coding sequence ATGAACACCGCATTTGCACTAATGGCCTGCTATAAATCCGCCCTGATCCCACTGGAAACAGTCGGCAGCGAATACCTAGGATTGGGCAAGCGTGAAGTCAACGAGCAAGCCGCCCGCAACCGCCTGCCCTTCCCCGCTATCCGCTTAAGCGACAGCAACAAAGCCCCACGCTTTGTACGAGTAGAAGAGCTGGCCAACTGGATAGACCATCAGGCAGCGGCCGCGCAAAAGAGCTGGCTGCAGAGCCAAGTGTAA